One Proteinivorax tanatarense DNA segment encodes these proteins:
- a CDS encoding DUF7768 domain-containing protein encodes MGINIYNKEGYIDPTAHEALSNVDRENMVNKKIVFICSPYAGDIEGNTERAKRYGRFAVSKKRIPIIPHLMYPQFLYEDDPGQRKLGIEMGLVLLTKCWEVWVFGDQISEGMAVEIDKAKKHNIPIRYFTIACQPLGGTR; translated from the coding sequence ATGGGGATTAATATATATAACAAAGAAGGGTATATAGATCCAACGGCACATGAGGCACTTTCAAATGTAGATAGAGAAAACATGGTAAATAAAAAGATAGTGTTTATATGTAGCCCTTATGCTGGGGACATTGAAGGAAACACAGAAAGAGCAAAAAGGTACGGAAGGTTTGCTGTATCTAAAAAGAGGATACCTATTATTCCGCACCTTATGTATCCACAGTTTCTCTATGAAGACGACCCAGGGCAAAGGAAGTTAGGTATAGAAATGGGGCTTGTTCTTTTAACAAAGTGCTGGGAAGTGTGGGTGTTTGGGGATCAAATATCGGAGGGAATGGCCGTTGAAATAGATAAGGCTAAAAAGCATAACATTCCCATTCGCTACTTTACAATAGCATGCCAGCCGCTAGGAGGAACTAGATAA
- a CDS encoding DEAD/DEAH box helicase yields MKSRRSNYTPYDYQSYSTEFILENKEAGLFLEPGLGKTVITLTVVKELLYNHFDATKVLVIAPLRVARDTWSRECEKWAHLKGLSLSKVLGSEQKRKMALYKDADIYIINRENVEWLVKNAHWDFDTVIIDELSSFKSPKSKRFKALKKVRPKIKRIIGLTGTPAPNGLLDIWSQIYLLDNGQRLGRTFSGYRSRYFYPQKYINGGIPADYALIEGAEDTIYNKISDICISMKALDYLKMPKCILNKVEVKLSPKEMNLYNKLERDLLLPIDDTEIDASNAAILSNKLLQMSSGAVYDEHGEVKHIHDKKLEALEDLIEAANGKPVLIYYGFKHDKDRIKSHFKCGEINTSEDIANWNAGKMQIALCHPASAGHGLNLQEGGCTIVWFGLTWSLELYQQANARLWRQGQKETVVIHHIISNKTIDQRVMKALEEKDTSQNALVDAVRAQIKKVNNNNEEEL; encoded by the coding sequence ATGAAATCCAGGCGCAGTAATTATACACCCTACGATTATCAAAGTTACTCCACAGAATTTATCTTAGAAAACAAAGAAGCAGGACTATTTTTAGAGCCAGGATTAGGCAAAACGGTTATCACATTGACCGTTGTAAAGGAACTTTTATATAACCATTTTGATGCAACTAAGGTTTTAGTTATAGCCCCGTTAAGAGTTGCAAGAGATACTTGGAGTAGAGAATGTGAAAAGTGGGCTCATCTAAAGGGGTTAAGCTTATCTAAGGTATTAGGTAGCGAACAAAAAAGAAAGATGGCTCTTTATAAAGATGCTGATATCTACATTATCAATAGGGAAAATGTAGAATGGCTAGTTAAAAACGCTCACTGGGATTTTGATACCGTCATTATAGATGAGCTATCTAGCTTTAAGTCTCCAAAGTCAAAACGTTTTAAAGCCCTTAAAAAGGTAAGGCCTAAAATTAAACGGATCATTGGTCTAACAGGAACTCCAGCTCCTAACGGTCTGTTAGATATTTGGAGTCAGATCTATCTTTTAGATAATGGACAAAGATTAGGCAGAACTTTTTCTGGATATCGCAGCCGCTACTTTTACCCACAAAAATATATAAACGGTGGAATACCAGCAGACTATGCTCTAATTGAAGGGGCAGAGGATACAATTTACAACAAAATATCGGATATTTGTATCAGCATGAAAGCCTTAGATTATCTTAAAATGCCAAAGTGCATCTTAAACAAGGTAGAAGTTAAACTTTCTCCCAAAGAGATGAACCTATACAACAAGCTAGAGCGGGATCTGCTTTTACCAATTGATGATACAGAAATAGATGCATCAAATGCTGCTATCTTATCAAACAAGCTTTTACAAATGTCATCAGGTGCTGTTTACGATGAACATGGTGAAGTTAAGCATATACACGATAAAAAACTTGAAGCTTTAGAGGATTTAATAGAGGCTGCAAATGGAAAGCCGGTCCTTATATATTACGGGTTTAAACATGATAAAGACAGGATTAAAAGCCACTTTAAATGTGGTGAAATTAACACCTCAGAAGATATAGCTAATTGGAATGCAGGCAAAATGCAAATAGCTCTTTGCCACCCAGCTTCAGCCGGCCATGGTTTAAACCTTCAAGAGGGTGGCTGCACCATAGTTTGGTTTGGTCTTACCTGGAGCTTAGAGCTTTACCAACAAGCCAATGCTAGGCTTTGGAGACAAGGCCAAAAGGAGACAGTGGTAATTCACCATATCATTTCAAATAAAACCATAGATCAAAGAGTAATGAAGGCTTTAGAAGAAAAGGATACAAGTCAAAACGCCCTAGTTGATGCAGTAAGGGCGCAGATAAAAAAAGTAAATAACAATAACGAGGAGGAGTTATAA
- a CDS encoding VRR-NUC domain-containing protein: protein MLEKDVEAELVKKAKKRGGQAFKFISPAVNGVPDRLVLLPKGKVGFVEVKASNKKMRPLQIKRKKQLESLGFLVYCLDDPKDIGGVLDEIQAQ from the coding sequence ATGTTAGAAAAAGATGTAGAAGCTGAGCTTGTAAAAAAGGCAAAAAAGAGAGGTGGACAAGCCTTTAAATTTATCTCCCCAGCAGTTAATGGGGTGCCCGATAGATTAGTGTTACTACCTAAAGGAAAGGTTGGATTTGTGGAAGTTAAGGCTTCGAATAAAAAGATGCGGCCACTTCAGATAAAGCGAAAAAAGCAACTAGAATCGTTAGGGTTTTTAGTTTATTGCCTAGATGATCCAAAAGATATTGGGGGAGTGTTAGATGAAATCCAGGCGCAGTAA
- a CDS encoding virulence-associated E family protein encodes MKFTVSLGNSRKDKVWKKYKFSWDEFTKKLSKATVTSETQAEYRKMKRHKQDAIKDVGGFVAGELKDGRRRKENVQNRTMITLDMDYGDDADSVAEDVEILHGYTCCIYSTHKHTPKKPRLRLIIPLSRKVSPDEYQAVSRMVAKQIGIELFDDTTYEPNRLMYWPSTSSDGKYYFKVIKGELLNPDDILNIYKNWKDSSTWPVSSRQETVINRLVKKQQDPLKKDGLVGAFCRSYTICEAIEKFIPKTYKQSAMPDRYDYALADSTAGVVNYDDKYAYSHHATDPACGKLLNAFDLVRIHRFGEVDEGAVEDKQLPSYKAMLDFCTEDKKVKRQLAKERQKDLKDEFEQAAEAPHNTHKEDDDVEWQLSLELNKNGTVKDTPTNILTILRKDPKLQAIAYNEMTHSLDVNGKLPWEQLKPGWNDADLANLKMYFDKQFNIWSPTKIKDALLSAASERAFHPIRNYLERLPKWDKRERLDTLLIEYLGADDNNYTRAVMRKTLCAAVARVYEPGTKFDYILVLNGPQGIGKSTFFAKLGDRWFSDSLTVSDMRDKAAAEKLQGYWILELGELAGLKKMDVETVKSFITRTDDKFRHSYGVNVENHPRQCVIVGSTNNTSGFLRDVTGNRRFWPVRVRGGKKKVWDINEVDQIWAEALYKYKGGEELYLKGDVESVALEEQRDAMEGDDREGLVKKYLETLLPDNWKSMDLYERRSYLAGESDFGESNLVGTVARKRVCPLEIWCECFGKDRTSIKRTESYEIEAILMKIGNWKRYEGNKKGNMKFSLYGSQRAFVKVGKEDLDETEEN; translated from the coding sequence ATGAAATTTACAGTTTCATTGGGAAATAGCCGTAAAGATAAAGTGTGGAAAAAGTATAAGTTTTCCTGGGATGAGTTTACAAAAAAGCTATCTAAAGCAACCGTAACCAGTGAAACCCAAGCAGAGTATAGGAAGATGAAAAGACACAAGCAAGACGCAATAAAAGATGTAGGCGGTTTTGTGGCAGGAGAGCTTAAAGATGGTAGGCGCAGAAAAGAAAATGTGCAAAATAGAACCATGATAACTTTAGATATGGATTATGGAGATGATGCCGATTCAGTAGCTGAAGATGTTGAAATACTTCATGGATATACTTGCTGCATCTATTCAACCCATAAGCATACACCAAAAAAGCCACGGCTTAGACTGATTATTCCCCTAAGCCGCAAAGTATCGCCAGATGAATATCAAGCTGTATCTCGAATGGTGGCAAAGCAAATAGGTATTGAGCTTTTTGACGATACCACCTATGAACCTAACAGACTTATGTACTGGCCTAGCACATCATCAGATGGAAAGTATTATTTTAAAGTTATAAAGGGAGAGCTTTTAAACCCCGACGATATTTTAAACATCTATAAAAACTGGAAAGACTCATCGACATGGCCGGTCTCTTCAAGGCAGGAAACGGTAATAAATAGGCTTGTAAAAAAGCAACAAGACCCACTTAAAAAAGATGGGTTAGTAGGAGCGTTTTGCAGAAGCTATACAATCTGTGAAGCTATAGAAAAGTTTATCCCTAAGACTTATAAACAAAGCGCTATGCCAGACCGTTACGATTACGCTTTGGCAGACTCTACAGCTGGTGTAGTAAATTATGATGACAAATACGCCTATTCTCACCATGCCACAGACCCAGCTTGCGGTAAATTACTAAATGCTTTTGATCTAGTAAGAATCCACCGCTTTGGTGAAGTGGATGAAGGGGCCGTTGAAGACAAGCAACTACCGTCATATAAAGCAATGCTAGATTTTTGCACAGAAGATAAAAAAGTAAAACGGCAGTTAGCTAAAGAAAGACAAAAAGATCTAAAAGACGAGTTTGAACAGGCTGCAGAAGCACCACACAATACGCATAAAGAAGACGATGATGTTGAGTGGCAGTTATCCCTTGAACTTAACAAAAATGGCACAGTAAAAGATACGCCTACTAATATACTAACTATCTTAAGAAAGGACCCAAAGCTTCAAGCTATTGCCTATAACGAAATGACCCACTCTTTAGATGTAAACGGAAAGCTTCCTTGGGAGCAGTTAAAACCGGGCTGGAATGATGCAGACCTTGCAAACTTAAAGATGTACTTTGACAAGCAATTTAACATTTGGTCTCCTACAAAAATAAAAGATGCCCTTTTAAGCGCTGCATCTGAAAGAGCATTTCATCCTATACGAAACTATCTAGAAAGGTTACCTAAGTGGGATAAAAGAGAAAGGTTAGATACTCTCCTTATCGAATATCTAGGAGCCGATGACAATAATTACACCCGAGCTGTAATGCGAAAAACTCTGTGCGCTGCAGTAGCTAGGGTCTATGAGCCGGGCACAAAATTTGACTATATTTTGGTGCTAAACGGCCCACAAGGGATAGGAAAGTCTACCTTTTTTGCAAAATTAGGGGATAGATGGTTTTCCGATAGTTTAACTGTGTCGGATATGAGAGATAAAGCTGCTGCAGAAAAGCTTCAAGGCTATTGGATATTAGAGTTAGGAGAGCTTGCTGGGCTTAAAAAGATGGATGTAGAAACAGTAAAGTCTTTTATAACAAGAACCGATGATAAGTTCCGTCATAGCTACGGTGTAAATGTAGAAAACCACCCAAGGCAATGCGTCATTGTAGGTAGTACAAATAACACTAGCGGATTTTTACGGGATGTTACTGGAAACCGCAGGTTTTGGCCGGTGCGAGTTAGAGGAGGTAAAAAGAAGGTTTGGGATATAAACGAAGTAGATCAGATATGGGCAGAGGCCCTCTATAAATATAAAGGAGGGGAAGAGCTTTATTTAAAAGGTGATGTTGAATCTGTGGCATTAGAAGAACAAAGGGATGCCATGGAAGGTGATGACAGAGAAGGACTTGTGAAAAAGTATTTAGAAACCTTGCTTCCTGATAACTGGAAGAGCATGGACCTTTATGAGCGGCGAAGCTATTTAGCCGGCGAGAGCGATTTTGGAGAAAGTAACCTTGTTGGCACTGTAGCTAGAAAGCGTGTTTGCCCCTTAGAGATATGGTGCGAGTGTTTTGGCAAAGATAGGACAAGCATTAAAAGAACGGAGTCGTATGAGATTGAAGCAATACTTATGAAAATTGGTAACTGGAAGCGCTATGAGGGAAATAAAAAGGGGAACATGAAGTTTTCACTATATGGATCCCAGCGGGCATTTGTAAAAGTGGGAAAAGAAGACTTAGATGAAACAGAAGAAAATTAA
- a CDS encoding DNA polymerase, protein MKVISIDIETYSDIDLKKAGVYRYTDSPNFEILLFAYSVNGGPVKCIDLACGEKMPREIIGDLMDEKVTKTAFNASFERVSLMRYLSRILGNKIYLDPSSWRCTEVQAAMLGLPLHLDGVAQVLNLKEQKLSEGKSLIRYFCMPCKPTLANGKRTKNLPKDDPKRWELFKKYNIADVKVELAIQEKLKAYPISKKEQAIYVLDQRINDKGLLVDMDLVKQAITCDKKFSLSATKKAYELTGLENPNSVSQLKKWLLEKGVEVDSLSKGSISELIEKYDGEVKEALKLRLLMAKTSVKKYEAIERAVCTDGRVHGLFQFYGANRTGRWAGRLVQFQNLPQNHLKDLTLARKLVKEGSFEDIDLLFGNTPNVLSELIRTGFVPKKGHRFIVADFSAIEARVLSWLAGEKWRLDVFSSHGKIYEAAASMMFNVPIESIDKGSPLRQKGKISELACGYGGSVGALKSMGALQMGVKEGELKGLIDNWRLANSKIVKFWWDIDKAAINAVKKGIKTKTHGILFNYKSGVLFVTLPSKRKLAYVKPKLSINKFGREGLTYEGIGATRKWEKIETYGPKIVENIVQAVSRDLLAEAMLRLDEKGFKIVAHVHDEVICEVLRGKTSVDEVCSIMARQPTWAKGLPLEADGYECMFYQKD, encoded by the coding sequence TTGAAAGTTATCTCAATAGATATAGAGACATACTCCGATATAGACCTAAAAAAAGCTGGAGTATACCGCTACACAGACAGCCCAAACTTTGAAATCTTATTATTTGCCTACAGCGTAAATGGCGGCCCTGTAAAGTGTATAGACTTAGCCTGTGGCGAAAAGATGCCCCGGGAAATAATAGGCGACCTGATGGACGAAAAAGTGACAAAAACCGCATTTAACGCGAGTTTTGAGCGTGTGTCGCTTATGAGATATTTAAGTCGAATCTTGGGAAATAAAATCTATTTAGATCCCAGCTCCTGGAGATGCACAGAAGTTCAAGCTGCCATGCTAGGTTTACCGCTACATTTAGATGGAGTAGCCCAGGTGCTAAACTTAAAAGAGCAAAAGTTAAGTGAAGGTAAATCGTTAATTCGATATTTTTGTATGCCTTGTAAGCCTACATTAGCAAATGGGAAAAGAACTAAAAACTTACCTAAAGATGATCCTAAAAGATGGGAGCTTTTTAAAAAATACAATATAGCTGATGTAAAGGTAGAGCTTGCTATACAAGAAAAATTAAAAGCTTACCCAATTTCTAAAAAAGAGCAAGCAATATATGTTTTAGATCAGCGGATAAATGATAAAGGCCTCTTAGTAGATATGGACCTTGTTAAACAAGCAATAACCTGTGATAAAAAGTTTAGCTTATCTGCCACAAAAAAAGCCTATGAGCTTACAGGACTTGAAAACCCCAACTCAGTATCTCAGCTTAAAAAGTGGCTACTAGAAAAAGGTGTTGAGGTAGATAGTTTATCTAAGGGATCCATATCTGAGCTTATAGAAAAATATGATGGCGAAGTAAAAGAAGCTTTAAAACTTAGACTTTTAATGGCAAAGACCAGCGTGAAAAAGTATGAAGCTATTGAGAGGGCAGTTTGCACAGATGGTAGAGTCCATGGTCTATTTCAATTTTATGGAGCTAATCGCACAGGTCGCTGGGCCGGTCGACTTGTTCAGTTTCAAAACCTACCGCAAAACCACCTTAAAGACCTTACATTAGCAAGAAAGCTTGTAAAAGAAGGTAGCTTTGAAGATATTGATCTTCTATTTGGAAACACGCCCAATGTGTTATCTGAGCTTATAAGGACAGGCTTTGTCCCTAAAAAAGGCCATAGGTTTATAGTAGCTGACTTTTCAGCTATTGAAGCTAGAGTCTTATCTTGGCTTGCCGGTGAAAAGTGGCGACTCGATGTCTTTTCATCCCACGGAAAGATCTATGAAGCGGCGGCTTCTATGATGTTTAATGTACCGATAGAAAGTATAGACAAAGGAAGCCCGCTAAGACAAAAAGGTAAAATATCTGAGCTAGCCTGCGGATACGGAGGAAGCGTTGGAGCGCTAAAGTCTATGGGAGCTTTACAGATGGGAGTAAAAGAAGGTGAGTTAAAGGGTCTAATTGATAATTGGCGCTTAGCTAACTCAAAGATAGTTAAGTTTTGGTGGGATATAGACAAAGCCGCTATAAATGCAGTTAAAAAGGGGATAAAGACTAAAACCCACGGCATTTTGTTTAACTATAAAAGCGGGGTGCTTTTTGTAACTCTACCCTCTAAAAGAAAACTAGCTTATGTCAAACCAAAGCTTTCTATTAACAAGTTCGGAAGAGAAGGTCTTACTTATGAGGGGATTGGAGCTACAAGAAAGTGGGAGAAAATAGAAACCTATGGCCCTAAAATAGTGGAAAACATAGTCCAGGCCGTATCCCGAGACCTATTAGCAGAGGCAATGCTTCGACTAGATGAAAAAGGCTTTAAGATAGTGGCCCATGTACATGACGAGGTAATATGCGAGGTTTTAAGGGGTAAGACTTCAGTAGATGAAGTATGCTCTATTATGGCTAGACAACCTACCTGGGCAAAGGGGCTCCCCCTTGAAGCTGACGGGTATGAGTGTATGTTTTACCAAAAGGATTAG
- a CDS encoding DUF2815 family protein yields the protein MKKNTKVVVPGRFSFANIWEPKSINGSDPKYSISLIIPKSNKKTVAAIKKAIEEAKKEGMAKFGGKVPANLKTPLRDGDVDRADDPNYNDCYFINANSKTAPQIVDGKIQPILERSEVYSGCFGKVSLNFYAFNTNGNRGIAAGLGNVQKLQDGEPLGGSSRAEDDFEIEEDDDFLQ from the coding sequence ATGAAAAAGAACACAAAAGTTGTAGTACCTGGAAGGTTTAGCTTTGCAAACATTTGGGAGCCCAAAAGTATTAACGGCTCCGACCCTAAATATTCAATTTCTCTAATCATCCCTAAAAGTAACAAAAAGACTGTAGCTGCAATTAAAAAGGCCATCGAAGAAGCGAAAAAGGAAGGAATGGCTAAATTCGGTGGCAAAGTTCCAGCTAACTTAAAAACGCCCTTAAGAGATGGAGATGTAGACCGAGCTGATGATCCAAACTACAATGACTGCTACTTTATAAACGCAAACTCTAAAACAGCTCCACAAATTGTAGATGGGAAGATACAGCCAATTTTAGAAAGAAGTGAAGTTTACAGCGGCTGCTTTGGAAAGGTAAGTCTAAACTTTTATGCTTTTAACACAAACGGAAACCGCGGTATTGCAGCAGGCCTTGGAAACGTACAAAAGCTTCAAGACGGTGAACCCCTTGGGGGAAGCAGTAGGGCAGAAGATGATTTTGAAATAGAAGAAGACGATGACTTTTTGCAGTAA
- a CDS encoding DUF2800 domain-containing protein codes for MSGSQNAHSIYSASGAHRWMKCTPSAHLEQQFEQKTSSFAEEGTAAHDLAEHKLKNALNIPSERPQSKYETEEMDEFTDMYVEYCLWLIEKAKEDCKDIQVLIEQKLDFSDYVPEGFGTGDLVIVGDKTLYVIDFKYGKGIPVSAQQNPQMMLYALGALSLFEMLYEIEQISMMIIQPRADNFSLYEMSIEELKTWAEYELKPKAKLASRGEGEFCAGEHCRFCRAKSNCRERALKNLELLKYEFKDPALLTDEEVSEIITQAKELSKWASDIYTYATAKAINEGKKWDGFKLVEGRSRRKYKDEKAVAKALKALGYKDIYKESLISITEMEKLMGKKKFKEALGPYVDKPPGKLSLVSKGDKRKEVEPLKAEFQVEQ; via the coding sequence ATGAGTGGCTCTCAAAACGCCCATTCAATCTATTCAGCCTCTGGAGCACATAGGTGGATGAAATGCACCCCTTCGGCACATTTAGAGCAACAGTTTGAGCAAAAAACTAGCTCCTTTGCAGAAGAAGGAACAGCAGCTCATGACCTAGCAGAACATAAGCTTAAAAATGCTTTAAACATACCTTCTGAAAGGCCACAGAGTAAATATGAAACAGAGGAAATGGATGAATTTACTGACATGTATGTTGAGTACTGTCTTTGGCTTATAGAAAAGGCAAAAGAGGACTGTAAAGACATACAAGTGCTAATTGAACAAAAGCTAGACTTTAGCGACTACGTGCCAGAGGGGTTTGGCACCGGTGACCTTGTGATAGTAGGAGATAAGACCTTATATGTAATTGACTTTAAATATGGTAAGGGAATCCCAGTTTCAGCTCAGCAAAACCCGCAAATGATGCTTTACGCTTTAGGTGCTTTATCTCTTTTTGAAATGCTCTATGAAATAGAACAAATCTCAATGATGATCATCCAACCTAGGGCAGATAACTTTTCTTTATATGAAATGAGTATAGAAGAGCTAAAGACGTGGGCAGAGTACGAACTTAAACCAAAAGCAAAGCTTGCAAGTAGAGGTGAAGGAGAGTTTTGCGCTGGAGAGCATTGTAGGTTTTGCCGGGCAAAAAGTAACTGCAGAGAACGGGCGCTAAAAAACTTAGAGCTTTTAAAGTATGAGTTTAAAGATCCAGCCCTTTTAACAGATGAGGAAGTATCAGAAATTATAACACAGGCTAAAGAGTTATCTAAATGGGCATCAGATATCTACACCTATGCCACAGCTAAAGCTATTAATGAAGGGAAAAAGTGGGACGGCTTTAAGCTAGTGGAAGGTCGCAGCCGCAGAAAGTACAAAGACGAAAAGGCGGTAGCTAAAGCTTTAAAAGCTTTAGGATACAAAGACATATATAAAGAAAGCTTGATTTCAATTACAGAAATGGAAAAGCTTATGGGCAAAAAGAAGTTTAAGGAGGCTTTAGGTCCATATGTGGACAAGCCCCCCGGAAAGCTTAGCTTAGTTTCTAAAGGAGATAAAAGAAAAGAAGTAGAGCCTTTAAAGGCGGAGTTTCAAGTAGAGCAATAA
- a CDS encoding rRNA biogenesis protein rrp5 has protein sequence MSKTKLAFDVVSDLKSLANSIETLVEALEENKTEAAPKEKEQPKINQPTIEELRAAMAEKNREGHREKIKAIIHKYGANKLTALDPKDYADILKEVSEIK, from the coding sequence ATGAGCAAAACAAAACTAGCATTTGATGTTGTTTCAGATTTAAAAAGCCTAGCAAACAGTATAGAAACTCTAGTAGAAGCTTTAGAAGAAAACAAAACGGAAGCAGCACCTAAGGAAAAAGAGCAGCCTAAAATAAATCAGCCTACCATAGAAGAGTTAAGAGCTGCAATGGCTGAAAAAAACAGAGAAGGGCACAGAGAAAAAATTAAAGCGATCATTCATAAATATGGCGCAAATAAACTTACTGCCCTTGATCCAAAAGATTACGCAGACATCTTAAAGGAAGTCAGTGAAATTAAATGA
- a CDS encoding sigma-70 family RNA polymerase sigma factor, with translation MIKEFKTAEGISTIIEITKEGKVNYSVGQKKTTFDLSDCESITYNYSADEEKAVITEDMLSGTDELEPWMWIVINEGENRLEYNNEQRETRRHLSYSNLNDKADILKKDEDVLEQILNSLQQEAVKQAIKKLDPNQQKLIRDIYYIGLSQAEIAKRDGVHKSSVTKRIKRISKRLKKELKN, from the coding sequence ATGATTAAAGAGTTTAAAACAGCAGAAGGAATCAGCACAATTATTGAAATTACAAAGGAGGGAAAGGTTAATTATTCAGTCGGCCAAAAAAAGACAACCTTTGATTTAAGCGACTGCGAATCTATTACTTACAACTACTCAGCAGATGAAGAAAAAGCGGTAATTACAGAGGATATGCTTTCAGGAACAGATGAGCTTGAGCCTTGGATGTGGATCGTTATAAATGAAGGGGAAAATCGCCTAGAGTACAATAATGAGCAACGAGAAACCCGCAGGCATTTAAGCTACTCAAACCTAAACGATAAAGCTGATATTTTAAAAAAAGATGAGGATGTATTAGAGCAGATATTAAACTCATTACAACAAGAAGCTGTAAAGCAGGCCATTAAAAAGCTAGATCCTAATCAGCAAAAACTAATTAGAGATATATACTATATAGGCTTATCGCAAGCTGAGATAGCAAAAAGAGATGGGGTCCATAAATCATCGGTAACAAAAAGAATTAAGCGTATAAGTAAAAGGCTAAAAAAAGAACTGAAAAATTAA
- a CDS encoding DUF1492 domain-containing protein, with translation MNQVSESVNRTYTIKKEARSNRSSINSDSKDFHKTKLLLSIYRTVVWRVESAIYEINDTAYDYGGRRISELVDFLSFELDEYDSVKDKRAVEERLMCIAETKQMIEIIDKALAHLKMHPDNGQIYHDIIAYSYINKEKMCDTQIRHKLNLTQPTYYRYKKQATKEMGVALWGYIIPPLREYWDFA, from the coding sequence ATGAATCAAGTAAGTGAATCTGTTAATAGAACCTATACAATAAAAAAGGAGGCCAGGTCTAATAGGAGTTCAATAAACAGCGATTCTAAAGATTTCCATAAGACTAAGCTACTTCTTTCAATCTATAGAACAGTGGTATGGAGGGTTGAAAGTGCTATATATGAAATAAATGATACGGCTTATGATTATGGCGGTCGTCGAATCTCTGAGCTTGTTGATTTTTTAAGCTTTGAGCTTGATGAGTATGACAGCGTAAAAGATAAAAGGGCAGTTGAAGAGCGCTTAATGTGTATAGCAGAAACAAAGCAAATGATTGAAATTATCGATAAAGCATTAGCCCATCTTAAGATGCACCCAGACAACGGTCAAATCTATCACGATATTATAGCATACAGTTACATCAATAAAGAGAAGATGTGCGACACCCAAATTCGCCACAAGCTAAACTTAACTCAACCAACATATTATAGATATAAAAAGCAGGCAACAAAAGAAATGGGTGTAGCGCTATGGGGGTACATAATTCCACCACTTAGAGAATACTGGGATTTTGCTTAA
- a CDS encoding helix-turn-helix domain-containing protein, whose amino-acid sequence MTFGDKLRKLREAKGLTQAELGKLIGVSDRVLGYYESNTRFPNKAQVLQNISEVFDVSIDYLIGNEDAFIQNAKDNYGSRGAKQAKEVLESVESLFAGGELPEEDVEEFFKLVTEMYFEAKQKNKKYGRNKED is encoded by the coding sequence ATGACATTCGGAGATAAACTCAGAAAATTAAGGGAGGCAAAAGGGTTGACCCAAGCAGAGCTTGGTAAGTTAATAGGGGTTTCTGACCGTGTTCTAGGCTATTATGAGTCTAACACTCGATTTCCTAATAAAGCTCAAGTTTTACAAAACATATCTGAAGTGTTTGATGTATCTATAGACTACCTTATCGGAAATGAAGATGCTTTCATTCAAAATGCCAAAGATAATTATGGTTCTAGAGGTGCCAAGCAAGCTAAGGAAGTACTTGAAAGTGTAGAGTCTTTATTTGCAGGTGGTGAGCTTCCCGAAGAGGATGTTGAAGAGTTTTTTAAACTTGTTACCGAGATGTACTTTGAGGCTAAACAGAAGAATAAAAAGTATGGTCGTAACAAGGAGGACTAA
- a CDS encoding ImmA/IrrE family metallo-endopeptidase, with translation MEEILGKVESLVKRFHTRDPFELASNLNITVKYGEFKELRGFYNCMYRNRFIVINSCLDAREKIITCSHELGHDRLHRKVPNLGLMKDYNLYRSINIYEKEANLFSAHLLISDDEFLDCTNTYNTYSDIASALNVHEELAIIKGGILNRRGFNLKIPYDPKANYLALK, from the coding sequence ATGGAGGAGATTTTGGGGAAAGTTGAATCTTTAGTTAAACGGTTTCATACAAGGGATCCTTTTGAGCTTGCCTCAAATCTAAATATTACTGTTAAGTATGGCGAGTTTAAGGAATTAAGAGGTTTTTATAACTGCATGTACAGAAACCGGTTTATTGTGATTAATTCATGTTTAGATGCACGAGAAAAAATCATCACCTGCTCTCACGAGCTTGGCCATGATCGACTTCACAGAAAAGTACCTAATCTTGGTTTGATGAAAGATTATAACCTTTATCGTTCGATTAACATATATGAAAAGGAAGCTAACCTCTTTTCTGCCCATCTATTAATTTCTGATGATGAATTTCTTGATTGCACTAATACTTATAATACATATTCTGATATAGCGTCTGCCCTTAATGTTCATGAGGAGCTGGCGATCATCAAGGGCGGGATTTTAAATAGGAGAGGATTTAATTTAAAGATTCCGTATGATCCTAAAGCTAATTATTTGGCTTTGAAGTAG